Part of the Meleagris gallopavo isolate NT-WF06-2002-E0010 breed Aviagen turkey brand Nicholas breeding stock unplaced genomic scaffold, Turkey_5.1 ChrUn_random_7180001870485, whole genome shotgun sequence genome, CAGCTCCTCCCCCGGCCGGATGTGGCGGCTGCTGAAGAAGGCGATGCGGGGGAACCTCAGGTCCTGGTGCAGCATGAAGACCCTCACGGGGATGATGTTGGGGTCACACAGGTGGTTGATGAAGCGGCTCACGTTGCCGTAGTAACGGGCATCGATGCAGTAAACCTCACCGTCCTGGGGGGCGGGGGAGGGG contains:
- the LOC116217674 gene encoding histone-lysine N-methyltransferase EHMT2-like; this encodes WSRRYVGELISDAEADVREDDSYLFDLDNKDGEVYCIDARYYGNVSRFINHLCDPNIIPVRVFMLHQDLRFPRIAFFSSRHIRPGEE